The following are from one region of the Nicotiana tomentosiformis chromosome 7, ASM39032v3, whole genome shotgun sequence genome:
- the LOC104118788 gene encoding pyruvate decarboxylase 1, with protein sequence MDFKVSAIDTCKPLNNEISNLPAQNAVTIQTPTVPFNSPYSTLGRHLARRLLQIGVTDVFSVPGDFNLTLLDHLVSEPELNLVGCCNELNAGYAADGYARARGVGACVVTFTVGGLSVLNAIAGAYSENLPLICIVGGPNSNDYGTNRILHHTIGLQDFSQELRCFQTVTCYQAVVNNLEDAHELIDTAISTALKESKPVYISIGCNLPGIPHPTFSREPVPFAFSPRLSNMMGLEAAVEAATEFLNKAVKPVLVGGPKMRVAKASDAFVELSDACGYAVAVMPSAKGLFPEHHSHFIGTYWGAVSTAFCAEIVESADAYLFAGPIFNDYSSVGYSLLLKKEKAIIVQPDRVTIGNGPAFGCVLMRDFLAALAKRLKHNPTAYENYHRIYVPEGHPLKCEPKEALRVNVLFQHIQNMLSGDSAVIAETGDSWFNCQKLKLPQGCGYEFQMQYGSIGWSVGATLGYAQAAPEKRVIACIGDGSFQVTAQDISTMLRCGQRTIIFLINNGGYTIEVEIHDGPYNVIKNWNYTGLVDAIHNGEGKCWTTKVYCEEELVEAIETANGAKKDCLCFIEVIVHKDDTSKELLEWGSRVSAANSRPPNPQ encoded by the exons ATGGATTTCAAGGTCAGTGCAATCGACACGTGTAAACCTTTAAACAACGAAATATCCAACTTACCAGCCCAAAACgccgttacaatccaaactcccacCGTTCCGTTCAATTCCCCATACTCAACTCTAGGCCGTCACCTCGCACGCCGTTTACTCCAAATCGGCGTCACCGACGTTTTCTCCGTTCCCGGCGACTTCAACTTAACACTTTTAGACCACCTCGTATCTGAACCTGAACTTAACCTCGTAGGTTGTTGTAATGAACTTAATGCTGGTTATGCCGCTGACGGTTATGCTAGAGCACGTGGTGTGGGTGCGTGTGTTGTTACGTTCACTGTAGGGGGATTAAGTGTTTTGAATGCTATAGCGGGTGCTTATAGTGAGAATCTACCGTTGATATGTATTGTTGGGGGACCTAATTCGAATGATTATGGAACCAACAGGATTTTACATCATACTATTGGGTTGCAGGATTTTAGTCAGGAGCTCCGTTGCTTTCAAACTGTTACTTGCTACCAG GCTGTGGTGAATAATTTGGAGGATGCACATGAACTGATCGACACTGCAATATCTACAGCTTTGAAAGAGAGTAAGCCGGTGTACATAAGCATAGGCTGTAATCTGCCGGGGATTCCACACCCTACTTTCAGTCGTGAACCAGTTCCATTTGCCTTCTCTCCCAG ACTGAGTAATATGATGGGTTTGGAAGCAGCAGTGGAGGCAGCGACTGAGTTCTTGAATAAAGCAGTAAAGCCAGTACTTGTTGGAGGGCCAAAAATGCGAGTTGCAAAGGCATCTGATGCTTTTGTTGAGTTGTCTGATGCCTGTGGTTATGCTGTCGCAGTGATGCCATCCGCTAAAGGGTTGTTTCCCGAACACCATTCACATTTCATTGGGACTTACTGGGGTGCAGTGAGCACGGCATTCTGTGCTGAAATTGTGGAATCTGCTGATGCATACTTGTTTGCTGGACCTATTTTTAATGACTATAGCTCTGTTGGTTATTCTCTGCTTCTCAAGAAAGAGAAAGCGATCATTGTCCAGCCTGATCGTGTGACTATTGGGAATGGACCAGCGTTTGGTTGTGTTCTGATGAGGGATTTCCTTGCTGCATTAGCAAAGAGATTAAAGCATAATCCGACTGCTTATGAGAATTACCATAGGATTTATGTTCCTGAGGGACATCCTCTTAAATGTGAGCCTAAGGAGGCATTAAGGGTTAATGTTCTATTTCAACACATTCAGAATATGTTGTCTGGCGACAGTGCTGTGATTGCTGAGACGGGGGACTCATGGTTTAATTGCCAGAAGCTGAAATTGCCACAAGGATGTGG TTATGAGTTCCAAATGCAGTATGGATCCATCGGTTGGTCTGTCGGTGCAACTCTTGGTTACGCACAAGCTGCACCTGAAAAGCGGGTGATTGCATGCATCGGTGATGGTAGCTTTCAG GTGACTGCTCAGGATATTTCAACGATGCTGAGGTGCGGACAAAGGACCATTATCTTCTTGATAAACAATGGTGGTTATACAATTGAAGTTGAGATCCATGATGGACCTTACAATGTGATCAAGAATTGGAATTACACCGGATTAGTCGATGCAATCCATAATGGAGAAGGAAAATGTTGGACAACCAAG GTTTATTGTGAAGAGGAGCTGGTGGAAGCAATTGAAACAGCAAATGGAGCCAAGAAAGACTGCCTATGCTTCATTGAAGTGATTGTCCATAAAGATGACACTAGCAAAGAGCTGCTTGAATGGGGTTCAAGGGTTTCAGCAGCTAATAGTCGTCCACCAAACCCACAGTAA